A region of Siniperca chuatsi isolate FFG_IHB_CAS linkage group LG23, ASM2008510v1, whole genome shotgun sequence DNA encodes the following proteins:
- the tfec gene encoding transcription factor EC isoform X11 → MRNGHMPSVSDSSNPNSPVTLLTMANHDSEFPMDEVIDDLISLESGFNDGGLDCMEPNIIMQNNVSLSGSMLDVYGGEQGMNAPNGGMSPTSNPTKLTVKREYTEHDTRVMAKERQKKDNHNLIERRRRYNINYRIKELGTLIPKSNDPDMRWNKGTILKASVEYIRWLQKEQQHARELESRQKKLEQANRRLLLRIQELEIQARAHGLPNMATALGTAELSSHLLKQQQQQQQQQQQSSPQTQHSQQPPLYQEDPNSDYLQRIAVVPGMPSNPAAGGPQDHISGADGCTAFSDPLSHFTDFFSATLKEEHRLDEILMDDPLSPFGTDPLLSAGSPGAASKDSSRRSSFSSAEGDDL, encoded by the exons ATGAGGAATGGACACATGCCCTCTGTCAGCGACAGCAGCAACCCCAACAGCCCTGTTACCCTGCTCACTATGGCCAATCATGACAGCGAG tTTCCAATGGATGAAGTTATTGATGACCTAATTAGTCTTGAATCCGGTTTCAATGATGGAGGCTTGGATTGCATGGAGCCTAACATCATAATGCAAAACAAT GTGTCCCTCAGTGGCAGCATGCTGGACGTCTATGGGGGTGAACAAGGTATGAACGCCCCTAATGGTGGAATGAGTCCCACATCTAACCCCACAAAGCTCACTGTAAAAAGGGAATACACAG aacACGACACAAGGGTGATGgccaaagagagacagaaaaaagacaacCATAATTTGA TTGAAAGAAGGCGAAGATACAACATCAACTACAGGATTAAGGAGCTGGGGACACTCATACCAAAGTCGAATGACCC TGACATGCGCTGGAACAAAGGCACTATCCTGAAGGCCTCAGTGGAGTACATAAGGTGGCTGCAGAAGGAGCAGCAGCACGCTCGGGAGCTCGAGAGCCGTCAGAAGAAGCTGGAGCAAGCGAACAGGAGACTGCTGCTGAGGATCCAG GAGCTTGAGATACAGGCACGAGCACATGGTCTCCCAAACATGGCTACGGCCTTGGGGACAGCTGAACTATCCTCCCATCTActcaaacaacaacagcagcaacagcagcaacagcagcagtcgTCTCCCCAGACCCAGCATTCCCAGCAGCCGCCCCTCTACCAGGAGGACCCCAACAGCGACTACCTCCAGAGGATAGCCGTGGTCCCTGGCATGCCATCCAACCCCGCTGCCGGCGGGCCGCAGGATCACATCTCCGGCGCCGACGGCTGCACCGCGTTCTCCGATCCGCTGTCCCACTTCACAGACTTCTTCAGTGCTACCCTCAAGGAGGAGCATCGGCTGGATGAGATCCTGATGGATGACCCGCTCTCGCCCTTCGGCACCGACCCGCTCCTCTCGGCCGGCTCGCCTGGAGCAGCGTCCAAGGACAGCAGCCGCAGGAGCAGCTTCAGCTCTGCTGAGGGTGACGACCTATAA
- the tfec gene encoding transcription factor EC isoform X7, which translates to MSRCCVVKVITLTEIQLLQVHSHLENSKFHLHQTPNQQVKQYLTLGSKLASSAGQGHTVPHPHTPGQQLATVPIMRNGHMPSVSDSSNPNSPVTLLTMANHDSEFPMDEVIDDLISLESGFNDGGLDCMEPNIIMQNNVSLSGSMLDVYGGEQGMNAPNGGMSPTSNPTKLTVKREYTEHDTRVMAKERQKKDNHNLIERRRRYNINYRIKELGTLIPKSNDPDMRWNKGTILKASVEYIRWLQKEQQHARELESRQKKLEQANRRLLLRIQELEIQARAHGLPNMATALGTAELSSHLLKQQQQQQQQQQQSSPQTQHSQQPPLYQEDPNSDYLQRIAVVPGMPSNPAAGGPQDHISGADGCTAFSDPLSHFTDFFSATLKEEHRLDEILMDDPLSPFGTDPLLSAGSPGAASKDSSRRSSFSSAEGDDL; encoded by the exons ATGAGTCGTTGTTGTGTGGTCAAAGTGATCACCTTGACAGAGATCCAACTTCTACAG GTACACAGCCACCTGGAGAACTCCAAGTTCCACCTCCACCAGACCCCCAATCAGCAGGTCAAGCAGTACCTGACGCTGGGCTCCAAGTTGGCCTCTTCGGCCGGGCAGGGCCACACCGTTCCGCATCCACACACCCCTGGCCAGCAGCTGGCCACCGTGCCAATCATGAGGAATGGACACATGCCCTCTGTCAGCGACAGCAGCAACCCCAACAGCCCTGTTACCCTGCTCACTATGGCCAATCATGACAGCGAG tTTCCAATGGATGAAGTTATTGATGACCTAATTAGTCTTGAATCCGGTTTCAATGATGGAGGCTTGGATTGCATGGAGCCTAACATCATAATGCAAAACAAT GTGTCCCTCAGTGGCAGCATGCTGGACGTCTATGGGGGTGAACAAGGTATGAACGCCCCTAATGGTGGAATGAGTCCCACATCTAACCCCACAAAGCTCACTGTAAAAAGGGAATACACAG aacACGACACAAGGGTGATGgccaaagagagacagaaaaaagacaacCATAATTTGA TTGAAAGAAGGCGAAGATACAACATCAACTACAGGATTAAGGAGCTGGGGACACTCATACCAAAGTCGAATGACCC TGACATGCGCTGGAACAAAGGCACTATCCTGAAGGCCTCAGTGGAGTACATAAGGTGGCTGCAGAAGGAGCAGCAGCACGCTCGGGAGCTCGAGAGCCGTCAGAAGAAGCTGGAGCAAGCGAACAGGAGACTGCTGCTGAGGATCCAG GAGCTTGAGATACAGGCACGAGCACATGGTCTCCCAAACATGGCTACGGCCTTGGGGACAGCTGAACTATCCTCCCATCTActcaaacaacaacagcagcaacagcagcaacagcagcagtcgTCTCCCCAGACCCAGCATTCCCAGCAGCCGCCCCTCTACCAGGAGGACCCCAACAGCGACTACCTCCAGAGGATAGCCGTGGTCCCTGGCATGCCATCCAACCCCGCTGCCGGCGGGCCGCAGGATCACATCTCCGGCGCCGACGGCTGCACCGCGTTCTCCGATCCGCTGTCCCACTTCACAGACTTCTTCAGTGCTACCCTCAAGGAGGAGCATCGGCTGGATGAGATCCTGATGGATGACCCGCTCTCGCCCTTCGGCACCGACCCGCTCCTCTCGGCCGGCTCGCCTGGAGCAGCGTCCAAGGACAGCAGCCGCAGGAGCAGCTTCAGCTCTGCTGAGGGTGACGACCTATAA
- the tfec gene encoding transcription factor EC isoform X8: protein MLEYNWYGQVHSHLENSKFHLHQTPNQQVKQYLTLGSKLASSAGQGHTVPHPHTPGQQLATVPIMRNGHMPSVSDSSNPNSPVTLLTMANHDSEFPMDEVIDDLISLESGFNDGGLDCMEPNIIMQNNVSLSGSMLDVYGGEQGMNAPNGGMSPTSNPTKLTVKREYTEHDTRVMAKERQKKDNHNLIERRRRYNINYRIKELGTLIPKSNDPDMRWNKGTILKASVEYIRWLQKEQQHARELESRQKKLEQANRRLLLRIQELEIQARAHGLPNMATALGTAELSSHLLKQQQQQQQQQQQSSPQTQHSQQPPLYQEDPNSDYLQRIAVVPGMPSNPAAGGPQDHISGADGCTAFSDPLSHFTDFFSATLKEEHRLDEILMDDPLSPFGTDPLLSAGSPGAASKDSSRRSSFSSAEGDDL, encoded by the exons GTACACAGCCACCTGGAGAACTCCAAGTTCCACCTCCACCAGACCCCCAATCAGCAGGTCAAGCAGTACCTGACGCTGGGCTCCAAGTTGGCCTCTTCGGCCGGGCAGGGCCACACCGTTCCGCATCCACACACCCCTGGCCAGCAGCTGGCCACCGTGCCAATCATGAGGAATGGACACATGCCCTCTGTCAGCGACAGCAGCAACCCCAACAGCCCTGTTACCCTGCTCACTATGGCCAATCATGACAGCGAG tTTCCAATGGATGAAGTTATTGATGACCTAATTAGTCTTGAATCCGGTTTCAATGATGGAGGCTTGGATTGCATGGAGCCTAACATCATAATGCAAAACAAT GTGTCCCTCAGTGGCAGCATGCTGGACGTCTATGGGGGTGAACAAGGTATGAACGCCCCTAATGGTGGAATGAGTCCCACATCTAACCCCACAAAGCTCACTGTAAAAAGGGAATACACAG aacACGACACAAGGGTGATGgccaaagagagacagaaaaaagacaacCATAATTTGA TTGAAAGAAGGCGAAGATACAACATCAACTACAGGATTAAGGAGCTGGGGACACTCATACCAAAGTCGAATGACCC TGACATGCGCTGGAACAAAGGCACTATCCTGAAGGCCTCAGTGGAGTACATAAGGTGGCTGCAGAAGGAGCAGCAGCACGCTCGGGAGCTCGAGAGCCGTCAGAAGAAGCTGGAGCAAGCGAACAGGAGACTGCTGCTGAGGATCCAG GAGCTTGAGATACAGGCACGAGCACATGGTCTCCCAAACATGGCTACGGCCTTGGGGACAGCTGAACTATCCTCCCATCTActcaaacaacaacagcagcaacagcagcaacagcagcagtcgTCTCCCCAGACCCAGCATTCCCAGCAGCCGCCCCTCTACCAGGAGGACCCCAACAGCGACTACCTCCAGAGGATAGCCGTGGTCCCTGGCATGCCATCCAACCCCGCTGCCGGCGGGCCGCAGGATCACATCTCCGGCGCCGACGGCTGCACCGCGTTCTCCGATCCGCTGTCCCACTTCACAGACTTCTTCAGTGCTACCCTCAAGGAGGAGCATCGGCTGGATGAGATCCTGATGGATGACCCGCTCTCGCCCTTCGGCACCGACCCGCTCCTCTCGGCCGGCTCGCCTGGAGCAGCGTCCAAGGACAGCAGCCGCAGGAGCAGCTTCAGCTCTGCTGAGGGTGACGACCTATAA
- the tfec gene encoding transcription factor EC isoform X9, which translates to MQGGLTKVHSHLENSKFHLHQTPNQQVKQYLTLGSKLASSAGQGHTVPHPHTPGQQLATVPIMRNGHMPSVSDSSNPNSPVTLLTMANHDSEFPMDEVIDDLISLESGFNDGGLDCMEPNIIMQNNVSLSGSMLDVYGGEQGMNAPNGGMSPTSNPTKLTVKREYTEHDTRVMAKERQKKDNHNLIERRRRYNINYRIKELGTLIPKSNDPDMRWNKGTILKASVEYIRWLQKEQQHARELESRQKKLEQANRRLLLRIQELEIQARAHGLPNMATALGTAELSSHLLKQQQQQQQQQQQSSPQTQHSQQPPLYQEDPNSDYLQRIAVVPGMPSNPAAGGPQDHISGADGCTAFSDPLSHFTDFFSATLKEEHRLDEILMDDPLSPFGTDPLLSAGSPGAASKDSSRRSSFSSAEGDDL; encoded by the exons ATGCAGGGGGGACTAACAAAG GTACACAGCCACCTGGAGAACTCCAAGTTCCACCTCCACCAGACCCCCAATCAGCAGGTCAAGCAGTACCTGACGCTGGGCTCCAAGTTGGCCTCTTCGGCCGGGCAGGGCCACACCGTTCCGCATCCACACACCCCTGGCCAGCAGCTGGCCACCGTGCCAATCATGAGGAATGGACACATGCCCTCTGTCAGCGACAGCAGCAACCCCAACAGCCCTGTTACCCTGCTCACTATGGCCAATCATGACAGCGAG tTTCCAATGGATGAAGTTATTGATGACCTAATTAGTCTTGAATCCGGTTTCAATGATGGAGGCTTGGATTGCATGGAGCCTAACATCATAATGCAAAACAAT GTGTCCCTCAGTGGCAGCATGCTGGACGTCTATGGGGGTGAACAAGGTATGAACGCCCCTAATGGTGGAATGAGTCCCACATCTAACCCCACAAAGCTCACTGTAAAAAGGGAATACACAG aacACGACACAAGGGTGATGgccaaagagagacagaaaaaagacaacCATAATTTGA TTGAAAGAAGGCGAAGATACAACATCAACTACAGGATTAAGGAGCTGGGGACACTCATACCAAAGTCGAATGACCC TGACATGCGCTGGAACAAAGGCACTATCCTGAAGGCCTCAGTGGAGTACATAAGGTGGCTGCAGAAGGAGCAGCAGCACGCTCGGGAGCTCGAGAGCCGTCAGAAGAAGCTGGAGCAAGCGAACAGGAGACTGCTGCTGAGGATCCAG GAGCTTGAGATACAGGCACGAGCACATGGTCTCCCAAACATGGCTACGGCCTTGGGGACAGCTGAACTATCCTCCCATCTActcaaacaacaacagcagcaacagcagcaacagcagcagtcgTCTCCCCAGACCCAGCATTCCCAGCAGCCGCCCCTCTACCAGGAGGACCCCAACAGCGACTACCTCCAGAGGATAGCCGTGGTCCCTGGCATGCCATCCAACCCCGCTGCCGGCGGGCCGCAGGATCACATCTCCGGCGCCGACGGCTGCACCGCGTTCTCCGATCCGCTGTCCCACTTCACAGACTTCTTCAGTGCTACCCTCAAGGAGGAGCATCGGCTGGATGAGATCCTGATGGATGACCCGCTCTCGCCCTTCGGCACCGACCCGCTCCTCTCGGCCGGCTCGCCTGGAGCAGCGTCCAAGGACAGCAGCCGCAGGAGCAGCTTCAGCTCTGCTGAGGGTGACGACCTATAA
- the tfec gene encoding transcription factor EC isoform X10 yields MPHLTDCSYYMMRDATRASNVHSHLENSKFHLHQTPNQQVKQYLTLGSKLASSAGQGHTVPHPHTPGQQLATVPIMRNGHMPSVSDSSNPNSPVTLLTMANHDSEFPMDEVIDDLISLESGFNDGGLDCMEPNIIMQNNVSLSGSMLDVYGGEQEHDTRVMAKERQKKDNHNLIERRRRYNINYRIKELGTLIPKSNDPDMRWNKGTILKASVEYIRWLQKEQQHARELESRQKKLEQANRRLLLRIQELEIQARAHGLPNMATALGTAELSSHLLKQQQQQQQQQQQSSPQTQHSQQPPLYQEDPNSDYLQRIAVVPGMPSNPAAGGPQDHISGADGCTAFSDPLSHFTDFFSATLKEEHRLDEILMDDPLSPFGTDPLLSAGSPGAASKDSSRRSSFSSAEGDDL; encoded by the exons ATGCCACACTTAACTGACTGCAGTTACTACATGATGCGGGACGCAACCAGAGCTTCAAAT GTACACAGCCACCTGGAGAACTCCAAGTTCCACCTCCACCAGACCCCCAATCAGCAGGTCAAGCAGTACCTGACGCTGGGCTCCAAGTTGGCCTCTTCGGCCGGGCAGGGCCACACCGTTCCGCATCCACACACCCCTGGCCAGCAGCTGGCCACCGTGCCAATCATGAGGAATGGACACATGCCCTCTGTCAGCGACAGCAGCAACCCCAACAGCCCTGTTACCCTGCTCACTATGGCCAATCATGACAGCGAG tTTCCAATGGATGAAGTTATTGATGACCTAATTAGTCTTGAATCCGGTTTCAATGATGGAGGCTTGGATTGCATGGAGCCTAACATCATAATGCAAAACAAT GTGTCCCTCAGTGGCAGCATGCTGGACGTCTATGGGGGTGAACAAG aacACGACACAAGGGTGATGgccaaagagagacagaaaaaagacaacCATAATTTGA TTGAAAGAAGGCGAAGATACAACATCAACTACAGGATTAAGGAGCTGGGGACACTCATACCAAAGTCGAATGACCC TGACATGCGCTGGAACAAAGGCACTATCCTGAAGGCCTCAGTGGAGTACATAAGGTGGCTGCAGAAGGAGCAGCAGCACGCTCGGGAGCTCGAGAGCCGTCAGAAGAAGCTGGAGCAAGCGAACAGGAGACTGCTGCTGAGGATCCAG GAGCTTGAGATACAGGCACGAGCACATGGTCTCCCAAACATGGCTACGGCCTTGGGGACAGCTGAACTATCCTCCCATCTActcaaacaacaacagcagcaacagcagcaacagcagcagtcgTCTCCCCAGACCCAGCATTCCCAGCAGCCGCCCCTCTACCAGGAGGACCCCAACAGCGACTACCTCCAGAGGATAGCCGTGGTCCCTGGCATGCCATCCAACCCCGCTGCCGGCGGGCCGCAGGATCACATCTCCGGCGCCGACGGCTGCACCGCGTTCTCCGATCCGCTGTCCCACTTCACAGACTTCTTCAGTGCTACCCTCAAGGAGGAGCATCGGCTGGATGAGATCCTGATGGATGACCCGCTCTCGCCCTTCGGCACCGACCCGCTCCTCTCGGCCGGCTCGCCTGGAGCAGCGTCCAAGGACAGCAGCCGCAGGAGCAGCTTCAGCTCTGCTGAGGGTGACGACCTATAA
- the tfec gene encoding transcription factor EC isoform X6, with protein sequence MPHLTDCSYYMMRDATRASNVHSHLENSKFHLHQTPNQQVKQYLTLGSKLASSAGQGHTVPHPHTPGQQLATVPIMRNGHMPSVSDSSNPNSPVTLLTMANHDSEFPMDEVIDDLISLESGFNDGGLDCMEPNIIMQNNVSLSGSMLDVYGGEQGMNAPNGGMSPTSNPTKLTVKREYTEHDTRVMAKERQKKDNHNLIERRRRYNINYRIKELGTLIPKSNDPDMRWNKGTILKASVEYIRWLQKEQQHARELESRQKKLEQANRRLLLRIQELEIQARAHGLPNMATALGTAELSSHLLKQQQQQQQQQQQSSPQTQHSQQPPLYQEDPNSDYLQRIAVVPGMPSNPAAGGPQDHISGADGCTAFSDPLSHFTDFFSATLKEEHRLDEILMDDPLSPFGTDPLLSAGSPGAASKDSSRRSSFSSAEGDDL encoded by the exons ATGCCACACTTAACTGACTGCAGTTACTACATGATGCGGGACGCAACCAGAGCTTCAAAT GTACACAGCCACCTGGAGAACTCCAAGTTCCACCTCCACCAGACCCCCAATCAGCAGGTCAAGCAGTACCTGACGCTGGGCTCCAAGTTGGCCTCTTCGGCCGGGCAGGGCCACACCGTTCCGCATCCACACACCCCTGGCCAGCAGCTGGCCACCGTGCCAATCATGAGGAATGGACACATGCCCTCTGTCAGCGACAGCAGCAACCCCAACAGCCCTGTTACCCTGCTCACTATGGCCAATCATGACAGCGAG tTTCCAATGGATGAAGTTATTGATGACCTAATTAGTCTTGAATCCGGTTTCAATGATGGAGGCTTGGATTGCATGGAGCCTAACATCATAATGCAAAACAAT GTGTCCCTCAGTGGCAGCATGCTGGACGTCTATGGGGGTGAACAAGGTATGAACGCCCCTAATGGTGGAATGAGTCCCACATCTAACCCCACAAAGCTCACTGTAAAAAGGGAATACACAG aacACGACACAAGGGTGATGgccaaagagagacagaaaaaagacaacCATAATTTGA TTGAAAGAAGGCGAAGATACAACATCAACTACAGGATTAAGGAGCTGGGGACACTCATACCAAAGTCGAATGACCC TGACATGCGCTGGAACAAAGGCACTATCCTGAAGGCCTCAGTGGAGTACATAAGGTGGCTGCAGAAGGAGCAGCAGCACGCTCGGGAGCTCGAGAGCCGTCAGAAGAAGCTGGAGCAAGCGAACAGGAGACTGCTGCTGAGGATCCAG GAGCTTGAGATACAGGCACGAGCACATGGTCTCCCAAACATGGCTACGGCCTTGGGGACAGCTGAACTATCCTCCCATCTActcaaacaacaacagcagcaacagcagcaacagcagcagtcgTCTCCCCAGACCCAGCATTCCCAGCAGCCGCCCCTCTACCAGGAGGACCCCAACAGCGACTACCTCCAGAGGATAGCCGTGGTCCCTGGCATGCCATCCAACCCCGCTGCCGGCGGGCCGCAGGATCACATCTCCGGCGCCGACGGCTGCACCGCGTTCTCCGATCCGCTGTCCCACTTCACAGACTTCTTCAGTGCTACCCTCAAGGAGGAGCATCGGCTGGATGAGATCCTGATGGATGACCCGCTCTCGCCCTTCGGCACCGACCCGCTCCTCTCGGCCGGCTCGCCTGGAGCAGCGTCCAAGGACAGCAGCCGCAGGAGCAGCTTCAGCTCTGCTGAGGGTGACGACCTATAA